Proteins found in one Arachis stenosperma cultivar V10309 chromosome 8, arast.V10309.gnm1.PFL2, whole genome shotgun sequence genomic segment:
- the LOC130943360 gene encoding uncharacterized protein LOC130943360, with translation MENSDSKEGEGACWNAMGTNLASAFLNTLVRCSCINLSTADDDDDDDHDTSYHTFTTSKSTSSSSNPPPNNPPSYKNDDGGAIGKITRTLDNWYWYVPMCIQLYTVYITHSLFRSR, from the exons ATGGAGAATTCGGATTCCAAGGAAGGAGAAGGAGCCTGTTGGAACGCCATGGGAACCAACCTCGCCTCTGCCTTCTTAAACACCCTTGTCCGCTGCTCCTGCATCAACCTCTCCACCGccgacgacgacgacgacgacgatCACGACACCTCTTATCACACCTTCACCACCTCTAAATCCACTTCCTCCTCTTCCAATCCCCCTCCCAATAACCCTCCTTCTTATAAGAACGAC GACGGAGGGGCAATCGGTAAAATAACACGCACCCTTGACAATTGGTATTGGTATGTTCCAATGTGTATTCAGCTCTATACAGTATACATAACTCATTCCTTGTTTAGATCCAGATAG
- the LOC130945105 gene encoding thylakoid lumenal 17.4 kDa protein, chloroplastic, translating into MASFSIPIPRNGLSIPTYSTKRPSTLHTPLKVSCSESGTNSNGIKGLACGILAACAVSSSAFSVTAANQRLPPLSTEPNRCERAFVGNTIGQANGVYDKPLDLRLCDYTNEKSNLKGKSLSAALMSDAKFDGADMTEVVMSKAYAVGASFKGVDFSNAVLDRVNFGNANLQGAVFKNTVLSGSTFDNAKLEDAVFEDTIIGYIDLQKLCTNKTISDEGRAELGCRS; encoded by the exons ATGGCAAGCTTTTCAATCCCAATCCCAAGAAACGGTTTGTCCATACCCACCTACTCAACCAAACGCCCTTCAACACTTCACACGCCCCTCAAAGTTTCTTGCTCTGAGTCTGGGACGAATTCCAATGGAATCAAGGGCCTAGCTTGTGGGATTCTTGCTGCTTGCGCTGTCTCTTCTTCTGCATTCTCTGTGACTGCTGCTAACCAG AGGCTGCCGCCGCTGTCAACTGAGCCAAACCGCTGCGAGCGAGCATTTGTTGGCAACACAATTGGGCAGGCAAATGGAGTGTATGACAAACCGTTAGATCTCCGCCTCTGCGACTACACGAATGAAAAATCCAACCTCAAAGGGAAGTCCCTGTCAGCAGCACTCATGTCAGATGCTAAGTTTGATGGTGCTGACATGACAGAAGTTGTAATGTCAAAGGCTTATGCTGTTGGTGCCAGCTTCAAAG GTGTGGACTTCTCAAATGCAGTGTTGGACCGTGTTAACTTTGGGAATGCGAATCTTCAAGGAGCTGTGTTTAAGAACACAGTGTTGTCAGGGTCTACTTTTGATAATGCTAAGCTGGAAGATGCAGTGTTTGAGGACACTATCATAGGTTACATTGATCTTCAGAAGCTATGCACAAATAAAACCATAAGTGATGAAGGGAGAGCTGAGCTTGGTTGTCGATCATGA